From a region of the Neobacillus niacini genome:
- a CDS encoding gamma-type small acid-soluble spore protein, giving the protein MANNFNQQPNKTSAGTNIQEVRQQNAQSQGQGSAGQFGTEFASQTDAAEVRRQNQQSQSGQGSAGTAGATGSAGQFGTEFASQTDAAEVRRQNQQSQANKGQGNSGQFGQS; this is encoded by the coding sequence ATGGCAAACAACTTCAATCAACAACCAAACAAAACTTCTGCTGGAACTAACATCCAAGAGGTTAGACAACAAAATGCTCAATCTCAAGGTCAAGGTTCAGCTGGTCAATTTGGCACTGAATTCGCTAGCCAAACAGATGCTGCAGAAGTAAGAAGACAAAATCAGCAATCTCAAAGCGGTCAAGGTTCAGCTGGAACTGCTGGAGCTACTGGTTCAGCTGGTCAATTCGGCACTGAATTCGCTAGCCAAACAGATGCTGCTGAAGTTAGAAGACAAAATCAGCAATCTCAAGCTAACAAAGGCCAAGGTAATTCTGGTCAATTTGGTCAAAGCTAA
- the fabL gene encoding enoyl-[acyl-carrier-protein] reductase FabL, with product MTQKVALITGSSRGIGKATALRLAQAGYDIVINYARSKSSALKVAEEIEALGRKVLVVKANVGDVSKIKAMFQQIEEEFGRLDIFVNNAASGVQRPIMELEENHWDWTLNINSKALLFCAQEAAKLMEKNGGGKIVSISSLGSIRYLENYTVVGVSKAALEALTRYLAVELAPKNIVVNAVSGGAVDTEALTHFPNREELLQEAKEKTPAGRMVEIEDMVNCVMFLLSEESSMIRGQTIIVDGGISLLV from the coding sequence ATGACACAAAAAGTAGCACTAATCACAGGAAGCAGCAGAGGAATAGGAAAAGCCACAGCCTTAAGGCTGGCTCAAGCTGGGTATGACATCGTCATCAATTATGCAAGAAGTAAAAGTTCTGCACTCAAAGTAGCAGAAGAGATTGAAGCTTTAGGCAGAAAAGTATTAGTGGTAAAAGCCAATGTTGGTGATGTAAGTAAAATTAAAGCCATGTTTCAACAAATCGAGGAAGAATTTGGCAGACTTGATATTTTTGTTAACAATGCAGCATCAGGTGTTCAACGTCCTATTATGGAACTAGAAGAAAATCACTGGGACTGGACATTAAATATTAACAGTAAAGCTTTATTATTCTGTGCTCAAGAAGCAGCAAAACTAATGGAGAAAAATGGCGGCGGGAAGATTGTCAGCATTAGTTCTTTAGGGTCTATACGATATTTAGAAAATTACACTGTGGTTGGGGTATCTAAAGCAGCCTTAGAAGCTCTGACGAGATATTTAGCTGTAGAATTAGCTCCGAAGAATATCGTGGTTAATGCGGTCTCTGGCGGGGCGGTTGACACAGAGGCGTTGACTCATTTTCCAAATCGTGAAGAGCTTCTCCAAGAAGCAAAGGAGAAAACCCCTGCGGGACGAATGGTTGAAATTGAAGATATGGTAAATTGTGTCATGTTTCTTTTATCAGAAGAATCTAGTATGATTCGCGGGCAAACAATTATTGTCGATGGCGGTATTTCATTATTAGTGTAA
- a CDS encoding YgaB family protein — protein MDHFNRLVSEQMMTMEKLLYLQGELERCQEIEQQLQIIQNETELESVQFDINQMKKELKEIQEIFEKQTEEVIQSYRETDLEPSI, from the coding sequence ATGGATCATTTTAACCGTTTAGTATCTGAGCAGATGATGACAATGGAAAAATTACTATACCTTCAGGGCGAACTTGAACGTTGTCAGGAAATCGAACAACAACTACAGATTATACAAAACGAAACAGAGTTAGAAAGTGTCCAGTTTGATATCAATCAAATGAAAAAAGAGCTAAAAGAAATTCAGGAAATTTTTGAAAAACAAACAGAAGAAGTCATTCAATCTTATCGTGAAACTGACTTAGAGCCTTCAATATAG